DNA from Bacteroides zoogleoformans:
CTCGTATGACAAAGTACTTGAAATCACAGGAGAAATCACAGGAGAAATCATTGCGCCCAATGCTGAAGGCGTGGACGAAGAAGGCCCTCGCTGCGCCAACGGCCGTGTGGAATACGCCCACGGCACCAAGCAGAACCTCGACGCCATGGTGAAGGCCGGACTGAACGGCATGACCATGCCCCGACGCTTCGGCGGCTTGAACTTCCCGATTACTCCTTACACCATGTGTGCCGAAATCGTAGCCGCCGCCGATGCGGGATTCGGGAACATCTGGTCACTGCAAGACTGTATAGAGACGCTCTATGAGTTCGGCAACGAAGACCAGCACAGCCGTTTCATCCCCCGCATCTGTGCCGGAGAAACCATGTCGATGGACTTGACCGAGCCGGATGCCGGCTCAGACCTGCAAAGCGTCATGCTGAAAGCCACCTACGACGAAGCCGAAAACTGCTGGCGACTGAACGGCGTGAAGCGCTTCATCACGAACGGAGATGCTGACTTGCATCTGGTACTGGCTCGCTCGGAAGAAGGCACGAAAGACGGCCGCGGCCTGTCCATGTTCATCTACGACAAGAAAGAAGGCGGCGTAGACGTGCGCCGCATCGAGAATAAGCTGGGCATCCACGGCTCGCCCACCTGCGAGTTGGTTTATAAGAATGCCAAGGCAGAACTTTGCGGCGAGCGCAAGCTCGGCTTGATAAAATACGTCATGGCTCTGATGAACGGTGCCCGTCTGGGTATCGCCGCTCAGTCGGTAGGTCTGTCGCAGGCTGCCTATAACGAAGGACTGGCGTACGCCAAAGACCGCAAACAGTTCGGCAAAGCCATCATCGAGTTCCCCGCCGTATATGACATGCTGGCCATCATGAAGGCCAAACTGGATGCCGGGCGCGCGTTGCTGTATCAGACTTCGCGCTACGTGGATATCTACAAGGCATTGGACGACATCGCCCGCGAACGCAAGCTCACTCCCGAAGAACGTCAGGAACAGAAGAAATATGCCAAACTGGCCGACGCCTTTACTCCGCTGGCCAAAGGCATGAACTCCGAGTATGCCAACCAGAACGCGTACGACTGCATTCAGATTCACGGCGGTTCGGGTTTTATGCTGGAATATGCCTGCCAGCGCATCTATCGCGACGCGCGTATCACCTCCATCTACGAGGGTACCACGCAGTTACAGACCGTGGCTGCCATCCGCTATGTGACGAACGGTTCGTACATCGCCACCCTGCGCGACTATGAGACCATCCCCTGCAGCGCGGAAATGCAACCGCTGATGGATCGCATCCAGGAAATGGCAAACAAGCTGGATGCCTGCACCAATGCCGTGAAAGAAACCGCCAACCAAGAGTTGCTGGACTTCACCGCCCGCCGTCTGTACGAGATGGCAGCCGTATGCATCATGTCGCACCTGATTGTCCAAGACGCCACAACAGCGCCGGAGCTGTTCGGCAAGTCCGCCTTGGTTTATGTGAACTATGCCGAAGCCGAAGTAGAGAAACACTTCAACTTCATCCGTAAGTTCAAGGCCGAAGAGTTGGAAAGCTACCGCAAGTAGTCTTGCCGGACAGAGAATAAAGTATGAAGGCACGGAGATTCATGGGGCATTGCCAATCCATGAATTCCGTGCCTTCAGTTTCTGTTGCAGG
Protein-coding regions in this window:
- a CDS encoding acyl-CoA dehydrogenase family protein; the protein is MANFYTEIPELKYHLNNPMMERICELKERGYEDKNKYDYAPQDYADVMDSYDKVLEITGEITGEIIAPNAEGVDEEGPRCANGRVEYAHGTKQNLDAMVKAGLNGMTMPRRFGGLNFPITPYTMCAEIVAAADAGFGNIWSLQDCIETLYEFGNEDQHSRFIPRICAGETMSMDLTEPDAGSDLQSVMLKATYDEAENCWRLNGVKRFITNGDADLHLVLARSEEGTKDGRGLSMFIYDKKEGGVDVRRIENKLGIHGSPTCELVYKNAKAELCGERKLGLIKYVMALMNGARLGIAAQSVGLSQAAYNEGLAYAKDRKQFGKAIIEFPAVYDMLAIMKAKLDAGRALLYQTSRYVDIYKALDDIARERKLTPEERQEQKKYAKLADAFTPLAKGMNSEYANQNAYDCIQIHGGSGFMLEYACQRIYRDARITSIYEGTTQLQTVAAIRYVTNGSYIATLRDYETIPCSAEMQPLMDRIQEMANKLDACTNAVKETANQELLDFTARRLYEMAAVCIMSHLIVQDATTAPELFGKSALVYVNYAEAEVEKHFNFIRKFKAEELESYRK